In Aspergillus nidulans FGSC A4 chromosome II, a single window of DNA contains:
- a CDS encoding uncharacterized protein (transcript_id=CADANIAT00004771), producing the protein MNNEQFRRLLLDNNRSSKSTSASPTGFSHAGKHGAASPQGGSDSGGQTPKPAQALLGSRMRSSIPMTPRTLTAPNFASQLAEYRRERDGKPPPNKKFKSSAAPKGTKLPVGYEDRAAARLRESEDAKSAEREAELKGLEEKFKEGLIDEETLTRSRRELGVGGDLSSTHMVKGLDWDLLRRIKAGEDVERTKEKRDEEGDGGAAADDEPEKEVDVDEEFDKVLEQKGGESLPSAPKGKEKKRGNMAPPPAPTQTQRKTRDEILRELKASRAAASAPAAAQAPESVLGARFKKIGDTKPEKKRFIEQDENGRRREVLLITDADGKTKRKTRWLDKAGTTAPATATATAGDPVSEKEKESKPKPLGMEVPADVAAKIKAAQTAEEEDDDIFEGVGADYNPLGGDGSEDSSESDEEEGDVAAEVKSRQELGKEKTTEEPTMEAARTEPARPRNYFATGSTGKEAEQVESDRHRTNPLTKDPTILAALKRAAALRQAAEGSDHIADDEEGVDKETLLRRKRFLEEAQRREALDAMDLDYGFGGSRIEDDEDDEGIVLESERGGNKRKRGPKKRKGNKDSAADVLGVLEGRKNK; encoded by the exons ATGAACAACGAGCAATTCCGCCGGCTACTTCTCGACAATAACCGATCATCCAAATCAACTAGCGCGAGTCCGACCGGCTTCTCGCATGCAGGAAAACATGGCGCTGCTTCACCGCAAGGTGGGAGCGATAGCGGTGGACAGACACCGAAACCAGCGCAGGCATTGCTGGGCTCGCGGATGCGCTCGAGCATCCCTATGACACC ACGCACTCTGACAGCCCCTAACTTCGCATCGCAGCTAGCCGAATACCGACGCGAGCGCGACGGGAAGCCACCACCGAACAAAAAGTTCAAGTCTTCCGCTGCTCCCAAGGGAACGAAGCTACCAGTTGGGTATGAAGACCGCGCCGCGGCGCGACTAcgcgagagcgaggacgCCAAATCTGCTGAGCGCGAGGCGGAGTTGAAAGGactggaagagaagttcaAGGAGGGTCTtattgatgaggagacgCTTACGAGGTCACGCAGGGAGCTTGGGGTTGGAGGGGACTTGAGCAGTACGCATATGGTTAAGGGGTTGGATTGGGatttgctgaggaggatcAAAGCCGgagaggatgttgagcggacgaaggagaagagggatgaagagggagacggaggagcagctgctgatgatgagcCCGAGAAAGAGGTAGACGTGGATGAGGAGTTTGATAAAGTGCTCGAGCAAAAGGGGGGTGAATCCCTGCCGTCTGCGCcgaaaggaaaggagaagaaaaggggaaatatggcgccgccgccagcgccTACTCAAACTCAGAGAAAGACGCGCGATGAGATTCTACGAGAACTGAAAGCGAGCAGGGCGGCTGCTTCTGCCCCTGCAGCTGCCCAAGCGCCAGAATCCGTTCTCGGTGCGCGGTTCAAGAAGATTGGGGATAcgaagccagagaagaagCGGTTCATCGAGCAGGACGAGAACGGCCGGCGAAGGGAAGTCCTCCTGATTACGGACGCGGATGgcaagacgaagaggaaaaccagATGGCTGGATAAAGCGGGGACCACGGCGCctgccacagccacagccaccgCTGGCGATCCCgtctcggagaaggagaaggaatccAAGCCAAAACCTCTAGGAATGGAAGTGCCGGCCGACGTTGCCGCCAAGATCAAAGCCGCCCAGactgcggaagaagaagacgatgatatcTTCGAAGGCGTGGGTGCTGACTACAATCCTCTGGGCGGTGACGGGTCAGAGGATTCATCCGAatcggatgaggaagaaggcgacgTGGCAGCTGAAGTGAAGTCACGGCAGGAACTCGGGAAGGAAAAGACAACGGAAGAACCAACCATGGAGGCGGCCAGAACAGAGCCGGCAAGACCGCGGAACTATTTCGCAACGGGCAGTACagggaaggaagcagagcaaGTGGAGAGTGACCGTCATCGCACCAACCCGCTAACCAAGGACCCGACCATCCTTGCCGCGCTCAAGAGGGCCGCTGCCTTACGACAAGCTGCTGAGGGGTCGGATCACAttgccgacgacgaagaaggcgtgGACAAAGAAACGCTCCTCCGACGTAAGAGGTTCCTTGAGGAAGCGCAGCGCCGCGAAGCGCTCGACGCCATGGACTTGGACTACGGTTTTGGAGGCAGTAGGattgaggatgacgaggatgacgaggggATAGTCCTAGAATCAGAGCGAGGCGGGAACAAGAGGAAGCGTGGtcccaagaagagaaaggggaatAAGGACAGTGCGGCAGACGTGCTGGGGGTGCTGGAAGGCCGGAAGAACAAGTGA